The following coding sequences lie in one Miscanthus floridulus cultivar M001 chromosome 9, ASM1932011v1, whole genome shotgun sequence genomic window:
- the LOC136481779 gene encoding putative clathrin assembly protein At1g33340: MKVFKGKIWAAIGSLMDHAGTASTTKSSSLAAAVPDRALLADIEAAIERCTGSSSGGGANDDRHVHEILFLVSNAPGAITFLSRRITARLEAARAPAAALRSLLLVHRLLRSGDRYFEQDFRGLWASRELRVDAPRCSCSPLATAGSVVHYASAGTAAVASGACAFVHGYSAYLEERMQWVINQAGNLEPVRKPPPPDHDAAKLPPPPSSSASSSTSSHDASAETLLFKLAMCQRLLDLAIQLLPDNNTSASAAARSAFGIVLRESFKVYDAFAEGVDVMLLLLSRSLAGLSKPSRVTAHEILKKACAQTPELKEFYHKCKRSNASSKSLEYPLVRVVTPAHAFAMEMEPVTMIPIPEEDGCLQEEKVEAKAGAEAIDGGRGSSFAHKMETTISTVWVEFDDEDRKLITADDDHSLKAVQPS, encoded by the coding sequence ATGAAGGTGTTCAAGGGCAAGATTTGGGCAGCAATAGGCTCACTCATGGACCACGCCGGCACCGCGTCCACCACCAAGTCCTCCTCGCTGGCGGCCGCCGTCCCCGACCGAGCGCTCCTCGCTGACATCGAGGCGGCCATCGAGCGGTGCaccggcagcagcagcggcggagGGGCCAACGACGACCGGCACGTCCACGAGATCCTCTTCCTCGTCTCCAACGCGCCGGGCGCCATCACCTTCCTCTCCCGCCGCATCACGGCGCGCCTGGAGGCCGCGCGCGCCCCGGCCGCCGCGCTCCGGTCCCTGCTCCTCGTCCACCGCCTCCTCCGCTCTGGCGATCGGTACTTCGAGCAGGACTTCCGCGGCCTCTGGGCCTCCCGCGAGCTCCGCGTCGACGCGCCACGGTGCAGCTGCTCGCCCCTCGCTACCGCTGGCAGCGTAGTCCACTACGCCAGCGCCGGCACGGCGGCGGTCGCCAGCGGAGCGTGCGCCTTCGTCCACGGCTACTCGGCCTACCTGGAGGAGCGCATGCAGTGGGTGATAAACCAGGCCGGCAACCTGGAGCCCGTGCGGAAGCCGCCGCCACCTGACCACGACGCCGCCAAGCTCCCGCCCCCGCCCTCCTCCTCtgcatcctcctccacctcctcccacGACGCCAGCGCCGAGACGCTCCTCTTCAAGCTCGCCATGTGCCAGAGGCTGCTCGACCTCGCCATCCAGCTGCTGCCGGACAACAACAcgagcgccagcgccgccgcgcggTCGGCCTTCGGCATTGTGCTCCGTGAGAGCTTCAAGGTCTACGACGCCTTCGCGGAAGGCGTCGAcgtcatgctgctgctgctgtcgaggAGCCTCGCCGGGCTAAGCAAGCCTTCGAGGGTCACCGCTCACGAGATACTGAAGAAGGCGTGCGCGCAGACGCCGGAGCTCAAGGAGTTCTACCACAAGTGCAAGAGGAGCAACGCGAGCAGCAAGAGCCTCGAGTACCCTCTCGTCAGGGTCGTCACGCCAGCGCATGCCTTTGCCATGGAGATGGAGCCGGTGACGATGATCCCGATCCCGGAAGAAGATGGCTGCCTGCAGGAAGAGAAGGTCGAGGCCAAAGCTGGAGCAGAGGCGATCGACGGTGGTCGTGGTTCTTCGTTTGCGCACAAGATGGAGACGACGATCAGCACGGTGTGGGTCGAGTTCGACGACGAGGACCGGAAGCTGATCACTGCTGATGATGACCACTCCTTGAAAGCCGTGCAGCCAAGCTAG